atcagaacctataatgagattattcaaaaaaaaatcgttTCATGCCCTTTCGAACATTAGTTATCAAGTTTGAAGAGAAGTTAGAGTTAAAAGagattttaagtttgatttaatttggttttagtttttatattaattttaagctttgggttttggattttattttgataaaataaattttgttttataattttcgagtattatttggtaaaattgaaaacaataataatatttaaaaaattatttttaagtaaataaaaaataatcaataactcTCATATGGTAAGTTAGTATTCAGGTGTTTGTCAATTGTATGTTAAATTACAACTTGAGTAATaagtaaaaaagtaaaaatagagtTGGACACAATAGTTAGTTACacaatttcaaaacttttaccATTATGGAGAGCCTTTCTCGGATAATAATCCACTATGAATTAACAGTACAAGTTGTAAATGAACTAGAACATGCAACGCGCACTAACATTCTCCCCCTGCGGTATTTTTGATCAGAAACAAAATAACAAGGCCAAGTTAGATCAATGTAGTCTGTGTCATATGTTGacaatattttaacataaattaaaaaataaactaaatacacCGCACCGTGTATCATATTGTTATTAATGTGGACGAGTTGAAGCgcataataaaagtatataataaaaaaatcagaaaaggGAAAACGACTATACGAGAGAGCATTTAAACGTAGGCCAATCAATGCAAACCACTTACTTGCCCAAAAAAACACCCCTTCACTGATCTTTGAGTCCACCTCACAAAAATCAACCATGGCAGCAGCAGCCAGAGTGATAGCCATCGCCGGCAACTCCACCGCCGCCGCGTCTTCCTGCTTGCTTATCAAAACACCGTTCGCTTTACAACGCTGCAGCAACGGACTTAGATTCAACAACGTCAGACGATCATCGAAAAGATTGTTTTCTTGCAATGCCATTTATAACCCTCAGGTTCAAATCAAACGAGAAGGCCAACCCGAAACTCTCGACTATAGAGTCTTCTTCGAAGATAATTCGGGCAAAAAGGTATTTTcacttttctcttcttttgtgttttttaaatgAAGATTGTAATTTGAGATTTGATGGGGTGTGGCCTTAGATTTCTCCTTGGCATGATGTTCCATTGCACTTGGGAGATGGTGTTTTTAGCTTCATTGTTGAGATACCCAAAGAATCAAGTGCTAAAATGGAGGTTGCTACTGATGAACTTTACACTCCCATTAAACAGGATACAAAAAAGGGCAAGCTTCGATATTACCCGTAAGAATTTTCTGgttttgattatgtttagatttTTGCTAAATCTCAATTCTTGGGTTATTTCCAGCATGGGTTTGTACttggatatttaattttttctaacaaTTTTGCAATTAGATTGTACATTTccccattattatttttttgttcttagCATTTTGCAATGTCATATTGTAGAAATTGTAAGTGACTGAAAATAACTTAGTTATGTTTCAAGTATACGGTAAAAGTAGCATGAAGTCGTTTGATTAGGactcagattgcattttgccctctttactcaaaaaatgtgcaaattagtccttatacattAGGTCAAAGAGCAAACTTgtcctttctgttaaaaatttcatccatttctaccaTTAAAAGTTGGGCTGGTTTATAGTAACCAGATAGTTACATGTGGCGTGTCATATGTACCTCATTCTAGCATGCAGTAGCTAGATTTTACtagtagaaatgaatgaaattcttaatgaaaggaccagtttgctctttgatctaatgtacaaagactaatttgcctattttttgagtaaaggagacaaaatgcaatccgactctagtgcctccatggtacttttacccagGTATACATATAATAGCCAGAAAATTTGTCTGCTAAATTGGCAGAGTTGTTGAGTAGCTTTGATTTTAGCTGAAGTAAGATTAGGCTAAGGATGATAGCTGATTGaatatctataatttttttaaatatcggAACTTGaataagattaatttatttgaaatgtgaATCTGTTTATCATTGTTTCTTTGTAGAATCCCATCTTAAGTAAAGAACCTGGTTGGATATCcgaattcattaaaaattttaaaatatgcaaatagatatgagattcggatattttacaaataaatggatattcaaATCCACTGCGGATAGTAAATATAAGGTCTAAATACGTAAATTATCCAAATCTTCCATATTCGAATCCACAATAAACAGATTAGCTAGAACCATTAATATGGCATGACTATCTAGTGTGTGTTAAAAGAGGTTATATTTCTGAATGTTTCAATCCATTGTCCCTCAGCTATAATATAAATTGGAATTATGGATTGCTTCCACAAACATGGGAAGACCCGTCTTTGGCAAACTCTGAAGTTGAAGGAGCATTTGGTGATAACGACCCTGGTAAATTTCGATACTTGTTTCAATATTTGGTACTTTTCTCACAAGATTGTTGTTCTTGTTACTGTGAGAAATAGGTTTAAAAAGATTGATGTTTTTTGTTTCCTTAAATTCGTAGTTGATGTCGTTGAGATCGGTGAATCCCGGAGGAAAATCGGTGACATTTTGAAGGTTAAGCCCCTGGCTGCTTTAGCTATGATTGATGAAGGGGAACTTGACTGGAAAATAGTTGCCATTTCATTAGATGATCCAAGGGCTTCTCTTGTAAATGACATTGACGACGTCGAGAAACACTTCCCGGTATTTCTCTATTCTTTTACGGGTTTTGTATTATGGTTTTAGTTTGTAGTTGATCATATGAACATCAAGAATAGTGAAGTCAGGAACTGCCATGTACTCTTATGAAGGGCTTCTCTTGTAAGTGATGTTAACAATGTTGAGAAGCAGTTCCCGGTATTTCTCTCTATGTTTTCATGGTTGTGTTATAGTTTTAGTTAGCAAAAATAGTGAAGCCGGGAACCGATAAGTTAGAATCTTGATATTGCTACCATGTTTTACAATGACTGCATGTATTTGAAGAAGTTGGTGTCTCTTGTTgtgaaatttaataattgagcATCAACCTGGTGATATTTTCAGGGGACTCTCACTGCTGTCAGGGATTGGTTTAGGGACTACAAGATCCCTGATGGGAAACCAGCCAACAAATTTGGCCTCGGCAACAAGGCGGCAAACAAGGTAAGTATCgatcttatatttttaccctttgCTTCATCCTTCTTCAGGCTGCATATGATCACTCTAAGTTCTATCTGTAAACAGGATTATGCTCTTAAGGTTATTACAGAGACCAACGAGTCTTGGGCTAAACTTGTCAAAAGATCAATTCCCGCCGGAGAGCTTTCGCTTGTATGAATGCTACCAGAAGCATTAGAGCAGCAATGCTTTCGATTTCAAATAATCATCCGAGTTTTCCCCCCTTTCGGGTCCTGATAATAGTACGAATCGATACCAATGTACTTGTTTCTGCTTATTATTTGAGTAAATTAGTGAACTCCTTGAACTTGGGATTCATGTTCATATGGTTGCTCTGGTGTGGATTAATAAGAAAAGGCGTACATGGGAATGACTTTCCTCTGCAGATATATTCTTAGTAGACATTGGAAATAAATATACACACGCGCACgcatgcatacatacatgtTTTAGCAGGTAAGGAGgtgatgaaaatgataaaaatcaaGTCTGATTCAAAATGTAGCAAGAGCAGGCTCAGGTGGATCAACCAGGAGGCCTGATTCAAAATGTAGCGAGAGCAGGCTTAGGTGGATCAACCAGGAAAACATCGAGAAGTTGATCGACGGTGGTATACTTATAATCTGGATATAAACTAGAAGCTTCAAGGTCATTCTCCCCAAGCTCATAGTTCACAAGATCACCTTTTACAAATAGACTGTGAAGAACCGATGCTCGTACATTATCCGGAAATGGTAAGGCTGCATTTTATCAAAAAGCTCCCAATTATTATTCATCCAACAGGTTCGGGATTCGAATTCGGAAAGCAAAATGAAAGAGCATTTTAAAAACTTACTCTCTGCCAGTTTCACAAGTTCTTCCTCTGGTACATGAACCTTCTTGAAATATTTACCTGTTTTCTTCTCCCACAACGAAATTAATTCAATCTGGGACAAAATATTCTTCTGCATCTTATAAATCACCATTTTATTGCATGTTCTTGGATCATTTGCTACTCTGATGGTGTAGTTTGCTATATCTTCTTCATAAGTAAACGGAGCTgaaaacaatttattattttaaattaataaattattttaaaaattatttaaaataaaaataaataaatataaattgctTTCATTTTACGTACCCTTGGCTTCACCAGATCCATAGATAGTAACATCTTCATGTTGTTCGTGTGGACGAAGCAAGTAATTCAAAAAGTAAGCACCAAAACAATTTGCTGATACATACGTGTAAGGTATCCCACTTGCTTCCACTGCCCTTCTAATCTTTCGCTTCTTCTCTAAACAAGCTTCAAACGGTGGCAGAAAACTCAGCCGGTCTTCTTCGACCCCAAATTCCGACGGAAGGAACCTCTATATACACAaaattatatatctatatgttaCATCTAGCTATGATTGTTCGGACAGTCCAAGTCCCCGAGCGATACAAATAGACCTTTTGAGGGAACTCTTTATAAGATTCCCTCAGCTTATAACTTATCTTACAGTCCAACTCACTCAGTAACTACTACATCAAGTTCAACCATCACATCCCACCTTAGATGTCTCAGCAGTAGCTGAACTTGTGACTAGGTTTTCAAGGGTCCTagtcaaattttcaaaaattttaagagttcaatgagattcttaaaaaaaatttgggggtCTAATTTGGGGCTTCTTAaaagagtttaattaaaattttcaaaaaaaattaaaaggtataatgagaattttcaaaaatttgggacctaataaaaaaattttgagggctAAGGCTCCCTAGGCCACCATTAAAGTTCGTCTCTATGACCCTGACCACATCATAGCACCACTCTACCTAAGACTATGGCACCAAGCCACTTGCCCAGAGCTTAAGGATAAACTCAAGTCATCTACATCTCTCCTCTTTCTAGCTTACCTCGAACCACATTCTCTCCTCTTCGTTCTTGCTACTTCAACCATCTTATTTGTCAACTCTTCGTCCTATTCTAAAGAGATTGGACCATCCATCTACCCATCATCATATCGACACTATACATAAAACCAATTACAACCATTTCTCCattgaaataatatatcaaGATGACAATTTTTTTGTTCACATACCTTTATGTTACTTGCAACCTTAATGGCTTCAATAATATGAATCTGATCAGGTACTTGAGGGAATGGTAACACTGAGATCACAATATCTACTTGACGAAGTATCGCCACAATCTTTTCATGTTCCTTCAACTCCCCCTGTTTTCGTACATACATCAAACATTTACGATTATCAAATATGCTTGCacgcatacatacatacatacatacatacatacatacatacatacatacatacctGGATGATGGTAACACCAGAAGACTGAAACTCTTTATGCAAGTTGATCTTGTTGATAGTGGATTGTGGGGTGAGAGGGCGAGCAAAAACAAAAGTTGGATGCCCTAACTTGATGCTTGCCTTCACCATGTATGTGCCTAAGTTGCCGGTTCCTCCAAATATGaggattttatttttagctTCCCTATCcatattcaatttcttttcttatgaTCCACACCTTCTTGCCATGCCCATATTTATATTGTCTTATCCACACATGTTACTAAAAAAtatggatttttaaaaaaaaaaaaagatttttatatcaaatgagaaattttgtgtaatataaaatgtgatgtaaaatatcaaatcattaaattaatttttgaaaggtACATTTGATCGTGAGATTAATTTCGATGacattaaaatagaaattaattattatagttgtgagtttaaaataaataatacaatatgTACTTGAGTACAAATATAACGATTGTGATGAGATTAGAgaacatgtatatgtataataaataattaaaattatatttatagcatttaatgaaatataaataaatatatttatgtgttaaaatataataaaaatacagaACAAAATGATAGTtatcttaaataattataaaaattattaaacaatatttatattaaaaaattaataaagcgaatatttaaaaattgaattaaataaaggtGAATTAAATAAAGAATGAAAGCAATGGCACAATGTATGTCATTTTCAGcttcaattatttgaagaattactgcaaattaaaatattaaagaaacgTGTTAAAAAGCTGGGTCCATGAAACGTCTCTTTCCCCCAAACTTTCATAATTGTTTATTGTCTGTATTGATATTTCCCAGAAAATTTTATGCTACAAACATGCATGAGTATCATCTGAAATACAATTATGTCTGATAGCActtgtatgtattttttaaaatacatgtaTTTCTCATTAGTATTCACggtgaaaaaaatataatgttttgttttagtgTATCCGCTATTTTAGACAacactaactttttttttaaaatttggtctcGCCGTTGTATTAGGCGGCACTGTTgtcaagttttaaaaaaatgtttttttgtgCTACCGATGTGTCAGCCGACATCAGTgaccatttttaaaaatatatatcttattattcaaaaaaaaaagcaagctAATCTTAAATATaaggaaagagaagaaaaaagaacaccATAAGAACCAAAACACAAgtaaaagaaaatccaaaaaatatgagtattttgaaaaatacatacGGTTGCCGCCGGCTACAGTGATGacacctaaaaaaaatttttttttttaaatcaatgaTTGACTAATGATAAGGGATGGTACCACCGGTATATTTGACGGCACTGACGAACACTGTAAATTTTAGATCATTCTCATACATAATGTGACTTCTTGTTAAGGATAATAAAACGGTTAGAGAGGTAGTTAGTGAAGGTTGGAAGGTTAGCTAGTTTGTTTAAGAAAGCAAGTTATCTGTGAGTATAAAAACGATGGTCTGGCTTTGTATTGAAGCAAGTAAATAGTCTAAGTTCATTTTTGTAAACAGAGTTCATTTGAGTAAACGATTGTTTGAAGAGAAATTCTAAAAGTTACCTAGCTTTCTTCATGGTATCAGTCGCTAGGAGTTTTTGATCATGGCAACTACAAACTCTGCTGCGTCAGACTCTGCTGAAGTGCATGGCTCCGTGTTTGCTGCTGAGCGTGTGGTGAATTCGTTTCCTCGCCATGACGTTGTGAAACTTGATGAAGGAACATTCCTTCAATGGAAGCAACAGGTGAGATTCATTGTTAATGGCTATGATCTCTTTGGTTTTCTTGATGGATCTATTGTTGTACCGTCAAGGTTTGTGCAAGCACCGGATGGTGCGCTCGTTGTCAATCCTGTGGCGTCCGTGTATCAGCAATAGGATAATCTTCTCACGTCCTGGCTTCTCTCCACCATAAGTTCATCCGTTCTCTCCTCCTTTATGGATGTTCAATCGGCGAACGATGTGTGGACCATGGCGTTGGAGATGTTCGCGGCCGATTCTGATCAAAGGCAGTCCCGATTGCGTCATGAGCTTCACTCTCTCAAGAAAGGAAGCATGTCGATTCGTGATTATGTCGCGAAGTTAAAACGTATATGCACCCTATTGGAGTCATCTGGAACCTCCATCTCTATGGCAGAAAGGACAGCGGTGCTTCTTGTGGGGCTTCCATCTGAGTTTAAAGGTGTCGTATCGTCGGCTTCGTTGTCTCCGACTCCATTGCCATTTTCGCGTCTGGTTGATGCGTTACTAGAGTGTGAAACTCGGCATGCTCAGTCAAGCCAAGAGGTGCTGTATGCTGCAAATCTGGTGGAAGATGTGTCCACGGACGGTTCGTCGCGAGGAGGTCGATCGGGGGCACGTGGTCGTGGGAGGACCTTTCGGCCACGACTCCAATGCCAGATCTGTTCTCGGTTTGGACACGTGGCTCAGAAATGTTATTATCGATACCATCGTGACGAGTCTTCTCCGGTGCAACCTCCGATGCCCAGTCAGATGCCGAATATCCACTCCGGTGATAGTGGTTAGCCGTCTCAATCAAACACAAGACCTAGGGTTTCTAATTTTGGTCAACAATATTATGGGACTAATGAAGTTAATTGTGCTACAGGTCAAAATTGCTTTGGGCCTGGTCAAAATTCATTTGATTATGGTCAAAATTGGTGTGCTGAAAGGGAATTCAATGAACAGCGTGGAGGCCAGCAGGTTGGGCCAAATGGTTGGTCTAGGCCGAGTGGTGAACGGCGTGATTTCAGGCCTCCAACTCCTGGGCCGCAAGCTGGTGGGCCGAATGGTGGTGTTCATGGCGGGCTTGGCATGGCGCCTTCTGTTGGGCCGAATATTGGGCAGCATGGAGAGCCAAATATTCCTCATCCGATGCCCGCAAATCCTTTTGTGAATAATGTTCAGCTCGATTCGGCTAAACCGATCGGTGACACGACAGTTCCGTGGCGGACCAAGCCGCGTACGCGAGTGTTTTCAGCTTCAAATTCGTGTTTTGGACTTCCTAGACTGGGAGATATACATGCGTCTGATTACTCTGATCCGTCGATATCCAGCTCTCATATTAACTCTGATCGACATAGAGTGAGTGGGGATGAGTCTGACTCGCCGATTCCTGGACCAGTTGGGACGTCGTCTTGGTATCCTGATTCAAGAGCCAGCAATCATGTTTGTCGGGACCCGTCCAATCTGCATCATGCCAATCATTATTCAGGTACGTCTTCTATTTTAATGGGTGATGGTACACCCGCAATGATATTGTCTGTTGGTCAAAGTGTTTTGCCGACACGGTCTAGGTTGCTTCAGCTATCTAATGTTTTATGTGTCCCAGCTATTCGGAAAAATTTGTTATCAGTATCTCAATTTGCAACTGATAATGGGGTGTTTTTTGAGTTTCACTCTACTTATTGTGTGATTAAGGACAACGTGACACAGGAGGTTTTACTGACAGGGCATATTCATAATGGGCTATACCGGTTCTCTATACCAGATGGTGTTCCTAGTATG
The sequence above is a segment of the Gossypium raimondii isolate GPD5lz chromosome 4, ASM2569854v1, whole genome shotgun sequence genome. Coding sequences within it:
- the LOC105779969 gene encoding soluble inorganic pyrophosphatase 6, chloroplastic isoform X1, which translates into the protein MAAAARVIAIAGNSTAAASSCLLIKTPFALQRCSNGLRFNNVRRSSKRLFSCNAIYNPQVQIKREGQPETLDYRVFFEDNSGKKISPWHDVPLHLGDGVFSFIVEIPKESSAKMEVATDELYTPIKQDTKKGKLRYYPYNINWNYGLLPQTWEDPSLANSEVEGAFGDNDPVDVVEIGESRRKIGDILKVKPLAALAMIDEGELDWKIVAISLDDPRASLVNDIDDVEKHFPGTLTAVRDWFRDYKIPDGKPANKFGLGNKAANKDYALKVITETNESWAKLVKRSIPAGELSLV
- the LOC105779968 gene encoding eugenol synthase 1 isoform X1, with product MDREAKNKILIFGGTGNLGTYMVKASIKLGHPTFVFARPLTPQSTINKINLHKEFQSSGVTIIQGELKEHEKIVAILRQVDIVISVLPFPQVPDQIHIIEAIKVASNIKRFLPSEFGVEEDRLSFLPPFEACLEKKRKIRRAVEASGIPYTYVSANCFGAYFLNYLLRPHEQHEDVTIYGSGEAKAPFTYEEDIANYTIRVANDPRTCNKMVIYKMQKNILSQIELISLWEKKTGKYFKKVHVPEEELVKLAETLPFPDNVRASVLHSLFVKGDLVNYELGENDLEASSLYPDYKYTTVDQLLDVFLVDPPKPALATF
- the LOC105779968 gene encoding eugenol synthase 1 isoform X2, which gives rise to MYVCMRASIFDNRKCLMYVRKQGELKEHEKIVAILRQVDIVISVLPFPQVPDQIHIIEAIKVASNIKRFLPSEFGVEEDRLSFLPPFEACLEKKRKIRRAVEASGIPYTYVSANCFGAYFLNYLLRPHEQHEDVTIYGSGEAKAPFTYEEDIANYTIRVANDPRTCNKMVIYKMQKNILSQIELISLWEKKTGKYFKKVHVPEEELVKLAETLPFPDNVRASVLHSLFVKGDLVNYELGENDLEASSLYPDYKYTTVDQLLDVFLVDPPKPALATF